A window of Miscanthus floridulus cultivar M001 chromosome 12, ASM1932011v1, whole genome shotgun sequence genomic DNA:
GATCTTATTCACAGTGTGTGTCATCTGGTGCTTGGAAtgtgtgaacatatttcttgtcTGCTGCTGATGGTTTTGAGTGCATAATTCTGGCTTCTCTCTTTTCCAGGTACGAGCACCCACTCCTTGTTGAGAAAAGGGAGAAGGGTGAATGGGTCCTCCCGGTAACTGTTTACGCGCCTCCATTGCGCAGACGAGCTACTCATGGGAGGAATGATAGGTCTGTCTTACCTCGAAATATCTTCAACTCTTAAAGCGCACTGTCGCCTGCAACCCCTAAATGCTGCCGAAGTATAGTTATTTTCGTCTGGAAAAGATATACAGATTATTCTGAGTGGTACAATTGCATCAAAAGGGTTTCCTCACTCTAAATTGTTATAGGATCTGCAATGTGATGCCTATTTTACAAAAGGCACATCAGAAATAGAGAACAAATGGAATGAGAAACTTGACTTGCACCAAGTGGATTTATTGGACCATTTGTTTCATCGATTTGTGTCCCATGAGTGCAGCAGGCATTCGCATTTGGTGTTTAAGATGTATAACTGTGACACAAGCGGCACACATCTGCGCCAGGGGCGGATGCAGTACAGGGACATGGCCCAatattttttttgataaaaagaAGATACTTGTATGTATATTATATATGAATGTATATTTGTAATTTGGTCATCATGTGTACATTTGAGCCCATATAGAGGAATACTATTTTCATCTTATATCAGGGCTTCACAGTCCCATAGGTGGGCTGTGAGAAGGCAAGGCAGGCACTATTTTTCTAGTCGGAGCAGTGTTTCTTTTTCAGTATGAACAGTAAAAATTTCAATCCAGCCGAACACTCTCTATGCATTCTAGTCGTCCGAACGCTGTTGCGGTCTCTGAGAATCACGCGCACACGCCTGCATCGGAGATTTCCCATTCTCTGCTCGGTCTTCGCATGCTTAATCTACGCTAGAGATCAGCATTTGGAGGGCAGATCCACTGATGTCAGAGTTCAGCATTTGGAGGCAGATCCACGGATGACAAGGAGGCAGCATCAGGTGCGAGCGTCTCGTCGGCTCACCATGTCAGGCCAGGCGAGGGCACCAAGATGGGTGCAGTGGAGGCCGAGGCGTCACCAGCTACAGAGGCCAGTCGACAGGCTCAACAGCTTGCGCTTTCCGCAACCGACATTCCTTTACACGGGATTCATCATCAAAAGAAGATTTGTCTATAACTAGTATGGCATCGATGACACATCTATGATTCTATACCATCTCAAAACCTGCTAGTTTACCAACACCATCGCCCCTCCTGTCGTATGGTTAGGATGAATTACATGTCGGTCACTCAGTCAGCACCCAACAGTCAGCAGATCGCGTTCGCTTCAGCTAAGCATGAGAAGACACAGCTGGATGTAAAGCAGGCCTGCCGTATCTGCTGCTTGTGTTCAGATGCAAAGAGCTCCTAGGTCTGGCGCAACTGCAGACTCCTTGACCTTGGCAGGTGCTGCTTCCGcttgttctttcttcttttgcttctttccTTTCTGGCCTTTCCCTTGCCCGCCTTTGGCCCTGATGAGTTTATCAAGCACATTTAAAGCACTTCATTTCATGTCTATGTGTAACCAACTAATAAAAACCAAGGTGCTACCAATACAAAGAACAGATGTAACAATCAGTGTATATGTGATATGTTGTTTTTTTTATTCATAGAGAACATATTGCCAACCAGTAGAACAACTCCGTGATGTGGTAAAAAATCTCAGGTATAGGCGTATAGCATAGCATATGACAAAAGACTATGTAAACATTGAAGGGTTATACCTTGGAGGCTCTCTTGATGATGACGATGCTGTGGCTAGACTACAAGACGCCTTGTGCTTCCTTGCTGATCCACAGGAGCAACAATCCTTGGTTTTCGACTTCTCCTGTATGACAAGAAGAATATATATTTCCCATTTGTTGCTTTCAGGATAATGAAGCCACAAGACAGTTACCTTCTTAGATTGCACATCTGATTTTTTTGGTTTCTCGACAGTTTCATCTTTGCTGGAACAACTTGCTTCATCCTTGTGCTCAATCATGTTGTTCTCCTCTTGCCATTTGATAAGTTCATCTCCTATGAAATAATAGACTTTGACCATATACAGAGAaaaatatgcaaaaaaaaaaggtgtTCCAATCGTTTTCGACAAAAAATATGTACAGAAAATAAATTCAAGTTGTGATCATTTTAGAGAGCTGAACCTTAATTAACAAGGATGAGAAAATTAAACAGAAACCAACCCAATAGTCAATGCCCTAGCTTCCCTAAACATCTAGACATACTTCCCAAAATCAGTCTAATAGCAACTAAAAGAATTAAACAGACATTTTCGCTGAGATCGACAGAAATTCCATATGATCAGAAATCTATTGTCCATGGGGCTACTGTCTCGGATATTAAACCCCTTTGGCCATTACAAACACTAATTGAGGTGCAGCCCGGCAACAAAACCAGTCCTACCAAATATCTATTCAAGCTTCTTCTCAATGATAATCTTCACGATGACCAAAAAATGGTAAATCTGTtaattaatatgcatgcaaccaGAACAGCTTGTATATAGAAACTGAACTACCTACCAATCATACCCTTTTGACAAATTCATGAGTGAGTGAGGCATACCCAAGATAGAAAGCAAAGAAGTAAATTGTTTGGGATGACAACATATGTCAGCGAATTTCATATTTGTAACAACTGCTGAATGTATGTCAGTGGTGCAAATATGCCCTTGAATCATACCACGGATAGGTCTCACTACAATCTGTTCAGCCAAGGAATTTTCTTGCACCAACATCCGTATTTTGGCAAAAATACTACTGGAACAAGATCATACTCATACAACTACATTTATAGTGCCTCAGGAGTCAAGATAGTTTGCGATACTTACCATTACATGCATAGTCCATATAAGGGTCTACCTCCGCACCATCAGTACTGACTGCAAGTCGCTCCGCTATCATGTACTCAATGGCAGCATCAACATCACCGTCCATTTCTCCCAGAACCTGTATGATAATAGCAAATTTCACACTAGAAGAAAAAATGGCTACTAACAAGGAATCTAAAGTAAATACACAACTGAGCTGCAAAATTGTGATCGATCATATAGTTCATACATGCTTAGCTATGGCAACGTCAGAACATCCAGTTCCAGCCATGACCAATTTAACTGATGTGTGGTCATAGGTTGATCTGTGTGAAGATTTCTTCACCTCCTTTGCTTTTGTTTTAGCGTTACTGTTTGTGTTGGATATATTGGCATCAGTCTGTAACTCAATAACCAAAGGAAATAGGCCAAAGTAAGTGGCAGTATTGTCAATGTTCCCTCAAGACTATTTTTCAGAGCTCTTCCAGGACACAAACAGAACTGAACCATTTACAAATCACACAACAAAAAACCTTGATGACAACTGGCATTGCAGGACCTTGACATGGATCTTCTCTCAGCCTGACACTGTTGTAGTGCTCACCATGATGATAAGACCTGCATTGGCATCAAATTAGATTTACGTTACCATCATTCAACCTGTACAAACAGTTGAAGGATACTTTAACTTACAAGTGAACCATGTTAGTAGCTTCACAGCCAGAAAAGTTGTTTATGTACCAACGTGGTGAGTTAAGCTGCAAATCAAATAGTAGATCAGAAACGCACAGCTGCTAATTAATACTTGCAATATGCCATCGATGATAACTAGAACTGCAGAGCATCCCAGTGATATTAGAAACATAATCCATACAAGACATGATATTCTCGAATGCATGAAGTGTGCTACATATAAATCAAATAAACCAAAATTCTATTTCTAGGCTTGCATCGCTAACCCACCATGTGAATGCATATGTTTCTTCTTGTCAGCAGAGAAGCGGCTTGCAGCTCCATGTGGCCAGCCCAAGTCCCATCCTTTAGCATAGAGTCACAGTATTCCTCAAACGGAACTTCATCCTCAATAAATGGCTCAAACTCCTCGCGGTGTTTCTGCAGATGCGCACAACAAGGATTAGAAAGCATAAATAGTCCAACCCTTGCATGTACCACCAGCAATTTATCATGGTCAATTAAAATCTAAAACGCTTCTAAAGCTCCCCTCTAGTTCATGACATCACGAGTACAATTATAGTTCGCCAATTACAAAAGGTTATCCCACATACCACAATGTATTCCACAACCATAGCTCGGTACTTCATGTGCTGTTCCTCATTGCCCTCAAGCTGGTCACCCATTGCCCTGCATACTACAATGAGTAGTCATATAACTCAAAAGGGCGCATAACTCAAAGGGTGCTCCAGCATTTTGTTCAAAATCTCTTAAAACGTATTTTTAACACTTCTCTCCTGCTTAATAATAATtgaaaaggcagagctcctgccatttgctttttttaaaaaaaaaagtattTTGTTCAAAATCAGTtagtttcttcttcttgtgaggaTAAGGACATGCACAGTAGAATCGAAAAGAAGGCAGTCCTACTACTAAACCTgaagaagcagttgccatctgcCGTGACTTCGACTATCTTCAGCCCAAGGGAGTCCAGCTGCGCCCTGAACTGCGCCATGTCACCCTTCTTACCAAGCTTCTTCTCCTGCGAGGGAACCGAGACCGAGAAAATGAAGTCAGACACTCCTGCCCCCGGAGAGGATCCAAGCGCGGAGGTTGCGTCAATGGAGCATAGCTCGCTACCGCGTCGCGCTTCGGTGGCTTGCGGAGtttggtcgccgccgccgccgctttcttcttcttctgaacCATCGTGCTGCCTTCCGGTGGAGTTCCCTCAGGAATTGCACGGGCGGCGGCCGACGGCGAGGTGGGAGCACAGTTACGGAATTCCGCCGGAGCCTGGGGAGAGATCGGACGGGTGTGCAGGGAGAGATCAGGCTGGGCCTGGACGAGTACGGCTCCGTTACATCGATGGGCTTAACGGGCCCGGTTTCTAGCCCATCACTTTTTGCTGGGCCGTGCGAACCGACGCATGGTCGCGTTCAGGAGTTGGTGCCGCGCACTGCAGCCGTGCTCCTCCGACGTGACGTGAGTAACGTGACAGTCGCGttctcgagttttttttttttttttgaggattcGTGACCTTTTTGAGTTCGTCTTGACTGTCCGAAAAACATATTatttttcaaattcaaatgctTTTGAGACGAATATCATGATCGTGTACCGCACCATATTGGAGTTGGAGTACGATTACATCGTGTTACAGGCTCACAGCATGAACCTAGTACGGAATACGTGCCAACTTCAGTACACCCAGCGACGTGTCCTATTCCATCTACTGTCACGTGTCCGACCACAACTTCACGGCCTGACTGCGGCTGTTTGGTTGCCCACCGCCGTCCGCCACGCCACACCTGCGGCAGCCACGGAGAGCTAGGCTGGGGTTTGGTTCCGTGCCGAGTGCGCCACGCCACAGACTGCGGCTGCCATCAATTCTGCGGCTAGTGTTTGGTTTCGGTCAAAGGTGTGGCTGCCACCGCTGCTCCCAGCACAAAAACACGCCACAGCTTCGGCGGCGCCACACCTAGCGAGGCATGCTACGGCGGCAAACCAAACAGCCCAAAAACCCGCCGGGCACCGGCCTTCCCGGCACGTCCAATCCAAAGCAAAGCAACGCAAGTCGTTCGCACAACAACGCACGTACAGAACCCCTAGTAAGTAACTCGACACGACCCTCGGCGTCGCAAGTCTCCGGCGACACGCGCCCATGGCGGGCGGCGTCGGCCGCGGCATCGTCGCGCTGGCCCTGtccatcctcctcctctgcttcgcgtcggcgtcggccgccgccgcggcgcccggCGGCGACGCGGTGGGCGGCATGGCGATTGCGCGGACGGAGGCGCAGGTGCGGGCAATGTACGACCAGTGGATGGCGTGGCACGGCAAGGCGGCGTCGAACGTGCTCGGCGAGCACGACCGCCGGTTCCGCGCGTTCTGGGATAACCTCCGGTTCGTGCACGCGCACAACGCCCGCGCCGGCGCGCGCGGGTACCGCCTCGGGATGAACCGCTTCGCTGACCTCACCAACGCCGAGTTCCGCGCCGCGTACCTCAGCGCCGGCGCGCGcaacgccaccgccgccgccgccgccgccgccaccaccggggAGAGGTACCGCTACGACGGCGTCGAGGCGCTGCCGGAGTCCGTGGACTGGAGGCAGAAGGGCGCCGTCGCTCCCGTCAAGAACCAGGGCCAATGCGGTAAGGATCACATCACCTCACACTAGTTGCTTAGCTTAGCATAGCAGTACGTTTCCTTTTTCCTCTCGATCTTTGCATCGCATTGCAATTGCTTACGGCTCCGAGCGATGCGTTTTACATGGTGAGCAGGTAGCTGCTGGGCGTTCTCGGCGGTGGGCGCGGTGGAAGGGATCAACCAGATCGTGACCGGCGAGCTGGTGACG
This region includes:
- the LOC136497922 gene encoding OVARIAN TUMOR DOMAIN-containing deubiquitinating enzyme 7-like isoform X1, producing MVQKKKKAAAAATKLRKPPKRDAEKKLGKKGDMAQFRAQLDSLGLKIVEVTADGNCFFRAMGDQLEGNEEQHMKYRAMVVEYIVKHREEFEPFIEDEVPFEEYCDSMLKDGTWAGHMELQAASLLTRRNICIHMLNSPRWYINNFSGCEATNMVHLSYHHGEHYNSVRLREDPCQGPAMPVVIKTDANISNTNSNAKTKAKEVKKSSHRSTYDHTSVKLVMAGTGCSDVAIAKHVLGEMDGDVDAAIEYMIAERLAVSTDGAEVDPYMDYACNVYYFIGDELIKWQEENNMIEHKDEASCSSKDETVEKPKKSDVQSKKEKSKTKDCCSCGSARKHKASCSLATASSSSREPPRAKGGQGKGQKGKKQKKKEQAEAAPAKVKESAVAPDLGALCI
- the LOC136497922 gene encoding OVARIAN TUMOR DOMAIN-containing deubiquitinating enzyme 7-like isoform X4, with amino-acid sequence MKYRAMVVEYIVKHREEFEPFIEDEVPFEEYCDSMLKDGTWAGHMELQAASLLTRRNICIHMLNSPRWYINNFSGCEATNMVHLSYHHGEHYNSVRLREDPCQGPAMPVVIKTDANISNTNSNAKTKAKEVKKSSHRSTYDHTSVKLVMAGTGCSDVAIAKHVLGEMDGDVDAAIEYMIAERLAVSTDGAEVDPYMDYACNVYYFIGDELIKWQEENNMIEHKDEASCSSKDETVEKPKKSDVQSKKEKSKTKDCCSCGSARKHKASCSLATASSSSREPPRAKGGQGKGQKGKKQKKKEQAEAAPAKVKESAVAPDLGALCI
- the LOC136497922 gene encoding OVARIAN TUMOR DOMAIN-containing deubiquitinating enzyme 7-like isoform X2, translating into MVQKKKKAAAAATKLRKPPKRDAEKKLGKKGDMAQFRAQLDSLGLKIVEVTADGNCFFRAMGDQLEGNEEQHMKYRAMVVEYIVKHREEFEPFIEDEVPFEEYCDSMLKDGTWAGHMELQAASLLTRRNICIHMLNSPRWYINNFSGCEATNMVHLSYHHGEHYNSVRLREDPCQGPAMPVVIKTDANISNTNSNAKTKAKEVKKSSHRSTYDHTSVKLVMAGTGCSDVAIAKHVLGEMDGDVDAAIEYMIAERLAVSTDGAEVDPYMDYACNGDELIKWQEENNMIEHKDEASCSSKDETVEKPKKSDVQSKKEKSKTKDCCSCGSARKHKASCSLATASSSSREPPRAKGGQGKGQKGKKQKKKEQAEAAPAKVKESAVAPDLGALCI
- the LOC136497922 gene encoding OVARIAN TUMOR DOMAIN-containing deubiquitinating enzyme 7-like isoform X3 → MATASSVCRAMGDQLEGNEEQHMKYRAMVVEYIVKHREEFEPFIEDEVPFEEYCDSMLKDGTWAGHMELQAASLLTRRNICIHMLNSPRWYINNFSGCEATNMVHLSYHHGEHYNSVRLREDPCQGPAMPVVIKTDANISNTNSNAKTKAKEVKKSSHRSTYDHTSVKLVMAGTGCSDVAIAKHVLGEMDGDVDAAIEYMIAERLAVSTDGAEVDPYMDYACNVYYFIGDELIKWQEENNMIEHKDEASCSSKDETVEKPKKSDVQSKKEKSKTKDCCSCGSARKHKASCSLATASSSSREPPRAKGGQGKGQKGKKQKKKEQAEAAPAKVKESAVAPDLGALCI